The sequence ACCGTCATTTGAATatgccctcctctctctctctctctctctctttctctctctcgctctcatgtGTCATATGAGCAGTGTGGATTACTGTAAGGGACAGAGGAAAGCTCAGTCTCAGTCGAGCAGGACTGTGTGATGATCTGCTTCAACATGAGGACCCTTCCAGTCAGCTTTCTCCTGCTACTGGTGAGTTAAAGTGCTGTGTGATGTGATACACTGGAGCCAGCCACATTGGCTCGTGTTTCTCTGCTCATACTTCTAGACAACAGCCGTTTATGTTGCAGGAACTAAGTCTGTCACACAGTATAAAGCCAGGTTAATGAACAAAGGGCTTCAGAAGGTTTGCTTTCCATTGAATGATTAGCTGATTTTATTGTTTGCCATGCGTCAGATAGTAAACTTGAATTAGTTCTGTTAAATTGGATTTGTGTTACTCCCTTTGGGGCTGTGGATGAACGGGACTTTCAGATCATGACACAGGGACATTATTATGAACTTTAAGATTTGTTTTCCTTGTAAGCTCATGCCTTAAAGTACCTGTATAGTCCAAAATATGCTTATTAGTAAAAGTAATTAATAATGATGTGAATACAGTCAAAACTGCACTGTCAATATCTAGttattatatatagtattatttatgATCTGCACAGTTATGAGCTTCATTTTTCAAGAATTGACATGTCAGTAATGGATTTTGTGATGTGGTTTACAAACGGTAATGTCTTCAAGCATTCTTAGAAACATAAACATCACAGTAAGCTTGATTTACTACTGTGAATGCATCATGTTTTTGGGAAAacgaaaaagtaaaaaaagaaaaagttttgtcATCAGCAGTAACTAATTAGCTTTTGTCCTCATTAGCAGATACGGACAACTATTCACAGAGGGATTATAACCTCTTTTAAATCATTccataatcaaaattaaattagatttaataaATAGTTATCATACCAAattagactgtgaaaaaaaagtcaattaaatttaaattataaatatatgccTGCCAGACTAAATGAAGGGACTTTCACACTGACATTACAATAAAAGGAATCCTTTATTCTTTTATGCAATATCATTTATTCTCTCTTTTGATGATTAGTATAAACTTATACAGTATTTGATGTGCATCTATGAAGTGACTATTCTGTGATAACAACCAGCTGAATAAACATTTTCCCACTTATTACACAGCTACTTGCCTCATAAGTAAATGATTagacacaaaatatttatttgagtttaaatatttgaacgcaaagcTTCCGTGAAGACAGCAGTTGCGAGCAAGCACATCTTAAATATTGATTTaagatgaaaatattttaaaatcttaccagtttgttagttatcttataatccattacactGTACAAAACAATCGTAGAACAATGAAAGCAGCTGCGTTTGTATGAAACGAGAGAGCGAGTCCAGGATGACTTAATTGAATAACTTTACACATAGTATTGAactgagttttaatattttattagctaacaAAATGCAAAGCTTCCACCACAAAGAAAAACTGTTCCTAGCAAGAGTATGGTGCTGATTTCAGTTTCCCagatgagcctgtgttatcagcttttaccggTTGTTATCGAGGGATAACAGACATCAGAATGTcgtgattgaccaatcagaatcaagtattccactgagccatgtaataataaataaaaaaataaattcatcaaAATCTTCTCAGCaaagtgtttatatatttaaaataaatcttcaaaGTAATGTAGGGGTCTAAGTTTCAAATGTTAACCATcttaactgttaaaaaaaagaaaaaaaaaaaagaaaaatcatattttattcagttgttccaaacctatgagtttgtttcttctgttgaacacaaaagaagataatctGAAGAATGCTGGTAGCCATTTTCTTGCATAGTgtgaaaataacaacaaacaaacaaaaagcaaacaaatttACCATTAAATATTACCATCAAAGCTACCATTaaagaacattcttcaaaatcctttaatattttcatgaaaatttcAGTTTCACAAAAATTATGAGTGCTGTAATGGGATTTAACATAACTTATAATGACTTCTTTTCAACTCAGTCTGTCTGGAGCGTGTGTGTATGGGCTGACAGCGGGAAGATTCGACAGAAGCGTGCATGGATCATTGATTCATTTAGTATTGAGGAAGAACACCCTGGTCCATTTCCATACATACTAGGCAAGGTGAGGGGCATCATAACAGCTAGCTAGAGCTCGTtcagttcagttttatttaaataaagtttttcacATTACATATGTCAAATTGCTGGATAATAATAATCATGTGTATGTTACTTGCATTTCAGATTACAATTGataagtattatttattaaatttcaaGCTACAAGGTCAAGGTGTGGATAAAGAGCCAAAGAATATTCTCAGCATTGATAAAGACACAGTTGAAATTATAGTACATGGAAAGTTGGACTATGAAAAGGACCCTAAAGTTCTCTTTGTAAGTACTGATTAATGAACAAAGTATCCTTTGCAAGACAtcattgaaattaatttaaatagacTGCAAGGAAGGTCTGTATATTGATATTCACTGGACTCAATTGCAGTTggattttgaagcaaaaaataaatcCACTAATATAGTGAATACAAGGCTTGGGCTTGAGATCAAAATATTGGACATAAATGACCATGCACCAGAATTTCAAAAGTCAGTCTATGAAGTGACTGTGGACGAGTCACATGCTCAAGGTAATGTATTATAGTTTGCACTTCACTACTTTCTATTTCATTTgtgaaacaaaacacacaaaacagaacattctgacattatttactcacccacatgtcacTGCAATCCACAGTGTTGTTATGTCCCCCCTCATAACATGAAAGGAAACATTGTAATTATTGTGATTATTGCACACTACACAGGTTGTTGCTATACTGCTATTACTGTTAaagtgatgcttttttttttagcttgacagCCCCTGGTTACTATGATCTGTTATTGAACAGCAAGGGCTCCATAATATTTCTtaaacatatataacatatactttaaattataaaaatgtataaaaattaaccgtgtacaggtttgaaacaacattaggGGGAATAAAAAATCATGGACATGTAATTATTGGGTGAAATATTAACACTtggttttcttaatatttttctaGGCAAAGAAGTACTGATTGTACAGGCAACTGATGAGGATGATTCAACAACAAACAATGGAACATTCATTTTCACAATAAAGTCTGTCACACCAAAAACAGATAATGTTGAATTTTATATACAGCAGCAAAACCAAACTGGGACTATTTATTTTAAGGGGTGTTTGGACTCTGAGGTATGGGCTTAATTTCTTTCATTGGGATTAATGAATGTTATTCCATTTAGACAACACATATTGCATTTTGTGCTTCATAAATATGTCTCCATTGCCACCAAAGAAATGTTCTTCTAAATGAATCTTTTCCAGAAAGCTCAGAAATATACAGTCCTTGTTGAAGCAAAGGACAAAGGCGAAAAGATACAGCTCTCAAATACAAGTACAGTGATAATCAATATTTCTGATAATAACAACAATCTGCCAGAGTTCTCGGGCAAAACAGTAAGTTTCACAGTGGACTTTAAGATTAATAGTGGTCATGCTTGTGAGATTCTTGGTTATTGCTTTTAAAGGCAAGTTATACACACTTTCCAGTGAAACCCAATGAAATATTTGACTTATGTTTCAGGGACCAGGGAAGGTCAAGGAGAGAGAAGCTGGGGTTGAAGTTCTGCGACTGCAAGTAACAGACAGAGATGTCCGTGGTTCAAAAGCTTGGAAAGCCAAATACATAATTTACGGAGATAAAAAAGAGATATTCAAAATAGAAACAGACCCTGTTACCAATGAAGGGATTTTAACAGTTGTTAAGGTATGCAGATGATTGATGTTTCATTATGTAAGccacaacctgtcctccaaccaatacgctcgtataggttgtttgtccaaatccctgaaatacgacccatcagagcgtatcctacaattgcgcccctatcggcaaccTTCTCAAAGATTGAGTTTGTGTTTACACAGAAAAGCCTTAAATTGTTGTCTCTGCAATTTCAGATCGGAACTATTTTAACATACAGGAAGATACACAAATATCTCTGTATACATTCATGTTGATTGTTCTCTAAACTCTCTTTATTTTAGCCAATGGACTACGAGGAGCAAACATATCACAATCTGTCCATCAGTGTGCAGAACGAAATTCCTTACTTTTCCTGTAAGATTAAAAGGAAAGTACCGAATGCAGCGTGGGAGCTTGACCAAATACTCCCAAACTCTGACAAGAGTGTTACACACCTCTATAATAGCATTCCAGTGACCATTTATGTTGAAGATGTCAATGACCCACCGGTGTTTATACCTCCTGTTAAACATGTTGCAGTAACGGAGAACATCGATGTAGGAACAAGTCTTACAACCTTCACTGCTAAAGACATGGATGGAAGCTATGCAAACACATTTACGTAAGAGAAGCTAATGTTACTGTATGTTTCACTAATGGTACTGGAGATTTGAATGAACAGGATTGCATATAGATAACGATGAATTCATCAGATGTTTATTTGACTTTCAGATTTATTAAAGGTGAAGATATTGATGGATGGATAACTGTTGATGCAAAGACTGGACAAGTATCCACGGCTAAAATTCTGGATAGAGAGTCGCCATTTGTATTAGACGGCACctatacagtaaaactgtatgcTGTGGATGAAGGTAAGACAAATTTTCATATGTTATGCCAAGTATCCCTGACGGACAATTCCTTTCATTTTCAAATTCATTTCATTTGAGATACATGCAGATTTACACAACCTCATGATTCATGAACAGCTTTCTGAATGTCAGCTTCCTCCTTGTCTCTGATTGGCAGGTGTTCCTCCGATGACAGGCACTGGGACGCTAGTGATTCACCTGATTGATCAAAATGATAACGTACCAATACTGGAGGTGAACACAATCAGCATTTGCCAAGATAAAGAGCCCACAATGGTCAACATCACAGCCGTAGACCTGGACTTTCCTCCATACGGATCACCTTTCTACTTTGAGCTTTTAGGAGATGTAAAGGACAAATGGAGGCTTGAACCATCTCATGGTAATGACACTTAATCCAGACCACCCAACAATCTCTCTTATCATATTTCACTTGGAAAACACAAGTTTTATGTTGACTTTATGTCCAGAACGTTCTTCCATGACCTTCTTAAATTGCTTTTCTGTATCTACATTAAGAaccaaatatttagaattaagattttttttaatgagtttaaaagaaaaataataagcagcatagCTATTTTTTCAactgataatagtaagaaatgttttttgagcagaaaaaaagcatattagaatgatttctgaaggattgtgtgacaatgaaaaaaaaattccatttgaAGTTTtgaccacaggaataaatgacattttacaatatctccaaacaaaaaatagtaattttaaaataattaataatatttcacattattactgtattattgatgaaataaatccagccttggtgagcataagagacttatttaaaaaacatttaaaactcttaattattccaaacgtttagtatatatttacagtaatacTAACTCTCATTTTATTGTCTGTCTCCTAAAGGCACAACGGTGGGTCTTGTAAAAGAAGACAAAGTGTTTTCAGGTCATCACATGCTCCAGATCAAAATATCAGACCAGCAGGGATTATACTCCACCCAGAACCTGACGGTCAAGGTGTGTGACTGCTCTTTAACTCACAACTGCCAGGGCAAGATGGTCTTAAATGCTCGGATGGGCTCTGTTGCAATCTGGCTGCTTGTT is a genomic window of Carassius carassius chromosome 46, fCarCar2.1, whole genome shotgun sequence containing:
- the LOC132129265 gene encoding cadherin-like protein 26, whose product is MICFNMRTLPVSFLLLLSVWSVCVWADSGKIRQKRAWIIDSFSIEEEHPGPFPYILGKITIDKYYLLNFKLQGQGVDKEPKNILSIDKDTVEIIVHGKLDYEKDPKVLFLDFEAKNKSTNIVNTRLGLEIKILDINDHAPEFQKSVYEVTVDESHAQGKEVLIVQATDEDDSTTNNGTFIFTIKSVTPKTDNVEFYIQQQNQTGTIYFKGCLDSEKAQKYTVLVEAKDKGEKIQLSNTSTVIINISDNNNNLPEFSGKTGPGKVKEREAGVEVLRLQVTDRDVRGSKAWKAKYIIYGDKKEIFKIETDPVTNEGILTVVKPMDYEEQTYHNLSISVQNEIPYFSCKIKRKVPNAAWELDQILPNSDKSVTHLYNSIPVTIYVEDVNDPPVFIPPVKHVAVTENIDVGTSLTTFTAKDMDGSYANTFTFIKGEDIDGWITVDAKTGQVSTAKILDRESPFVLDGTYTVKLYAVDEGVPPMTGTGTLVIHLIDQNDNVPILEVNTISICQDKEPTMVNITAVDLDFPPYGSPFYFELLGDVKDKWRLEPSHGTTVGLVKEDKVFSGHHMLQIKISDQQGLYSTQNLTVKVCDCSLTHNCQGKMVLNARMGSVAIWLLVLSVLTAMCFMSLLITCKIEKKMNPMDEEGYSNLMKTNTESKGTDCLVIYKALQAVSQDPPPVYSDQQFSQSIYKKLLALQTRDDQHVIYKPHCYADEGQPTDNGELDAISIPEDDFQPEMLRNLDSRFNRLATISRPDLMRK